In Gemmatimonadota bacterium, the genomic stretch ATATCGAACAAATCGTCTGAATCGCCCCACTTTGTATGCCGCACATCGGCAAATACCGATACCACCTTGTGCCCCGACATCAAATCGATAATTTGCTCGACCCAATGCGGTCCAAAATCCAGCAACGTTCCCCCACCCGCCGCGGCTGTCACGCGCCATTGCTGATTGTAATCGGGCACGCCAAAACCCACAGCGGGACGCGCCCCCATCGTGCGATTCTCAAGCGCAACAATCTCGCCAACCGCACCATCTAAAACCGCGTGCTTCACCAAACAATAATCGCGATCGTAATGCCGATTGTGGTGCATCGTCAACACCACGCCATTATCTCTGGCAGCCTGCACCATTTCCTCGGCCTCTGGACCGGTCAGTGACATGGGCTTTTCTATGGCAAGGTGAAGGCGGAAGAATGGAGCCATATTGCCATGGTCTGGGATGGGAA encodes the following:
- a CDS encoding Gfo/Idh/MocA family oxidoreductase, encoding PIPDHGNMAPFFRLHLAIEKPMSLTGPEAEEMVQAARDNGVVLTMHHNRHYDRDYCLVKHAVLDGAVGEIVALENRTMGARPAVGFGVPDYNQQWRVTAAAGGGTLLDFGPHWVEQIIDLMSGHKVVSVFADVRHTKWGDSDDLFDIVMVFDNGVRARAAKADISFYSLPYKWIVLGTEATLVCERGGGGEVTVYGEDSEEVRTDAVPRENLHANIARHLREGEDLIITAEHGLRVMQVLHAARESGASGKSVDVEI